The nucleotide sequence AAGAGACAGACCATAAGCTAGCCAGCCCTTCATTGTTAATACGTATGTTAATGCTTGCCTCCTCGCTGCCTCAAGATCCTTCGTTACAGCGTATATCCACACGCTTTTAGGTATGGTTAACAGGAAGCGCATTAAAACCCTCTTGAAGCTCCAAATCCGATACTTGTGCAGTAAGTAGCCGTTTAATATAGCTGTGTCTGGTCCTTTCTCTGAGACGTTGTGTAGGCAGTAGGGGTCTTTAACCTTTAGGAACCTGTAGCCCTTCCTTATCACCCACCTTCCTATGTAGTCGTCCTCCCAGACGTGTAGGTCCCTCGGTATCTTGATGTCTTTTAGGGGCTCTGTCCTGAAGAGCGTGTCGTGNGTCATGCACCGCTCGCTCCGCATCTGCTTAACGAGCAGGTCCCTTACGGGCAATCTATAGAACTTGCTCATAGCGTAGACGATGTTAAACGTGTGCGGCTCGATCGGAACTGCGACTCCCCATATGGCGCCGACGTCGTCCCTGACGTATCTAGAGGCCTTCGTAAACCAGTCCTTGCAAAGTATGACGTCAGAATCTACGTGGAGGTGCCATTCGGTCTCGACCGCCTCAATGCCCTTCTGCCTAGCGGTGGCTCTATTGCCCTTGGAGTCGTCGATGACCTCGACGCGAGGGAGCTTCTCTAGGAACTCTACGGTCCCGTCAGTGCTCCCGCCGTCAACAACGATGAGCCTACCGACTGGGACGTTCCTGTAGATCGACTCAACGCACTCTTTTAGGCAGGGCTTCAAGCTGTTCTTGGTGAGGAGGACGACGTCTACCTTCAGGGCTAGCAGCCTCCTAGCTGGAGCAGTGTCTCCCTCAAGGCTATTTATAGGTTTACGTGTGATGGCCCCCGGCGCTCCTCGGCTATCGACTGAGGGGTTGGCGCCTACCTATTCCTCATTACGAACCTGACGGTCGCTAGTATTAAGATTGCTCCGAGCGCTAGCTTTAGGTGCTGCTCGTACATGC is from Candidatus Nezhaarchaeota archaeon and encodes:
- a CDS encoding glycosyltransferase family 2 protein codes for the protein MKVDVVLLTKNSLKPCLKECVESIYRNVPVGRLIVVDGGSTDGTVEFLEKLPRVEVIDDSKGNRATARQKGIEAVETEWHLHVDSDVILCKDWFTKASRYVRDDVGAIWGVAVPIEPHTFNIVYAMSKFYRLPVRDLLVKQMRSERCMTHDTLFRTEPLKDIKIPRDLHVWEDDYIGRWVIRKGYRFLKVKDPYCLHNVSEKGPDTAILNGYLLHKYRIWSFKRVLMRFLLTIPKSVWIYAVTKDLEAARRQALTYVLTMKGWLAYGLSL